Genomic segment of Deltaproteobacteria bacterium:
TCCGATGAGATGAAGAAATGGCCCGGCTTCATCATCAAACCGGAATATGCCAAGAAGTGTGACATCTTCGATATCAAGGCTGTTACCGGAAGGGGAAGAGAGCTGAGAGCTAAGATATGGGAGGAGCTGAAAAAATAGCTCCTCTGCCGTCTCTGATACAGTGGGGAGGGGGGATTTCTTTGTTCCCCCCTCCCTGCTGGGGGGGCTTTGTAGTGCCTTGGGCGAGCAAGAGGAAAGCGCCGGAATCCTCTTGTTCTACTTTGCAGGACGAAGGGTCATAAGGGATGAAAATTGGGAACGGCAAACCGCCAGGCGCTGGCCAAACAGGACTCGCCCTGGAGGTAAGAGACGCGGTAAAACGGTTTGGAGAAATCACGGCGGTCGACCATGTAAGCCTGGCCATCAGGGAAGGGGAGATATTCTCGCTTCTCGGCCCCAGCGGTTGCGGAAAGACCACTCTCCTCCGGATTGTGGCAGGCCTGGAAACGCCGGACGAGGGTGATGTCCTGATCGCCGGGAGGGTGGTCAACAACGTGCCTCCTTACAAGAGAGACTGCAGCATCGTATTCCAGCAGCTGGCCCTTTTCCCCCACATGTCGATCTTCGACAACATCGCCTTTGGTCTGGTCGAAAGGAGGGTGGCCAGGGAGGAAATCAGGCAGAGGGTTTTGGAGGTGCTTGCCTTTGTCAACCTGGAAGGAATGGAAACCAGGAGGCCGAGCCAGCTCAGTGGCGGCCAGCAACAGCGGGTCGCTCTGGCACGTTCTCTGGTTCTGAAGCCCAAGGTGCTGCTCCTTGACGAACCTCTCGCATCCTTGGACCGGAAGTTGAGAAAGGAGATGCAGGTCGAACTGAAGAGAATCCAGCGGGAGGTGGGAACAACCTTTCTCTATGTTACCCATGACCAGAAGGTGGCACTCAGCCTTTCCGATAGGATCGGTGTGATGAAAGACGGAAGGGTCGTTCAGATAGGGACATCGAGCGAGATATACGAGACCCCTAAGACCACCTTTGTAGCTTCTTTCATGGGAGCAACCAACATTTTCCTGGGAGAGATGATCTCCAGGGGGAATGGAAAGATCCAGCTCGAAACCCGGGAGGGTCTTAGGATACTGGCCCCCGAACCTGAGGAGGCGGAGTGCGAGAAGATTACGGGCTGCTCCGTTCACCCGGAGCTGATTCAGGTTCTTTCCGAGACAGGTGAGGGACAGCCCCTTGACCCGGAAGAGAACAACGCCTTTCACGGCACAATCGACGAGGTCTTCTACCAGGGCGACTTCTCTGAACTCACGGTTTTGATACGACCGTCCGACACCCCCCTTACAGTTCATCTCGGTAGAGGCGAGGCACAAAATATAGAAGCTTCACCTGGCAAGGAAGTGATTGCGCGTTGGAACTGGCGCCAGAGCAACGTGTTGGTCGGCTGAGAAGGCTGGCTGTAGGGTTGAACACGAATACGGGCTCTGGGGATTTCAACTGCTTTTGGAGGAGAGATGGCTATGGAAGAACCAGATCCAGCCTATGGGGCCCATCTCATGGCCTACGCTGGGATCCCAACTTTCATGCACCGGCAAGCGAGCCGCAGGCTCTACGGAGTAGATGAGGCCATCGTAGGCATCGCCTTTGACAGCGGTGCCAGCAGTTTTCGTAGCGGCACCAGATTTGGCCCGCGGAAGATCCGCGAGGCTTCACTCGCTATTTGGGGATACAACAGGATTCTCGGTGTCGCACCCCTTGAAGTCATGAGGATTGTGGACTACGGTGACGTAGCCGTGCAGCCCACCGACATTCAGACCACCATAGAGGCCATAACCGCCGAAGTGGGGGCTCTTCTGGATCGTGGTCCTAAGGTTATCGCACTAGGGGGTGACCATTCCATCACCCTCCCGCTCCTCCGGGCCCATGCGGCAAGGCTAGGCCAGCTGGCCGTGGTACATTTCGACTCGCATGCAGATACCATGGAGGGAAGGATAGATCACGGAACACCTTTCCGCCACGCCATTGAAGAGGGATTGATCCATCGGGATGCTTACATCCAGATCGGTATAAGGGGTCCTCTTCTCGACTCAAGAGAGCTTGCAGCCGCAGAGAGCCTCGGTGCCAGGATACTGCCCATAGAGGCCTGTTTTGAAATGGGCATGCCCTCGGTAATCAGGACCATTCAGGACCTGATGGGCGGTCGTAGGGTCTACGTGTCCCTTGACATCGACGCGGTCGATCCGGCCTACGCTCCCGGCACGGGAACGCCGGAGATCGGCGGCTTTACAAGTTACCAGATGCTGCAGATGGTGCGGGGATTGGCGGGACTCGACCTGGTGGGATTCGACCTAGTAGAGGTGAGTCCCCCTTATGATGCCGGAGAGATCACCTCTATTTTGGCAGCAAACCTTGCATTTGAGTTTCTCTCTCTTCTGGCTGTGAACAGGCTATCATCCGAGAGGAGACCTGCAAGATGAATCATGACATGGGCATTTACGAAAGGCTTGCAGGGGCCTTGGACAGGCTACCCAATGGCTTTCCTAGAACCCTCTCCAACGTTGAGATACCGCTTCTCAAGAAGATCTTTTCTCTGGAAGAGGCGGCCCTTGCCTGCCAAATGGGTCGCACCTTTGAACCTGCAGAGACCATAGCCGAGAGGGCCAAACATCTTCCCGAGGAGACGAGGGCCCGGTTAATGAAGATGGCAGAACGGGGCCTTGTCTGGGTCGATCAAGACCTGCCCCGGCCGGGATTCAGACTGGCACCCTTTATCATCGGAATCATCGAGGACCAGGTTCTCCAAACCAGGGATCCCGAACTCGCCCGGCTCGCAGACAGGTATATGGCAGAGGGCGGCGCAAGAGGGATCATGAGTCCGGATCCGGCCCTTCACCGTGTCATTCCTGCACGGGGGTCGGTCAAGTCTGAATGGGTACTGCCCTATGACGATGTTCGAGCTATCCTGCTCACATCCAAGACCTTCCGTGCCAGGGACTGCTTCTGCCGAACCCAGCAGGATTTGGTGGGAGGCCGGCGGTGTAGCTATCCCATCAGAAACTGCCTTATTTTCTCGTCGGAGTCCTCGGCACATTCTTCTGAGCACGAAATCTCCCAAAAGGAAGCTCTTGCCCTTTTGGACGAAGCAGAGCATATCGGCCTGGTTCACACGGTGAGCAACGTGGCAGGAGGGATTGGTTATGTCTGCAACTGCTGCGGATGCTGCTGTGAGATCCTCCGGGCAATCAACGATTGGGGGGTGGAAAACTCGGTCGCTGCTGCCAACTACTTCGCGGTCATCGACCCTGACAGGTGCGTGGGATGTGGAACATGCATCGATCGATGCCAGGTTCATGCCATCTCTAAGCAGGAAGGGGTGGCCCTTGTAGACCTGAAGCGCTGCATCGGGTGCGGCCTCTGCGTCACAGGATGCCCCAACGGTGTGGCAAGGCTTGAAAGAAAACAAGAAAAAGAGCTCCTCCAACCACCGACCGACTACATCACGTGGGAAGAAGAGCGCCTCCGCAACCGCGGACTGACCGAGTAGCAGCGGCCTTTCCCGCCATCCCTTACCGGCCTAGAGATCGTCAAAACGGTAGACATCCTCTCGCCTGGAAAGCCGGTCGCCGTCGAACCTCACCCCTTCGCGGGCCAGAAGCGCCTTCTTCTCCTCAATACTCGGGCCTTCGACCTGTCCGGAAAAACCACCGATCGTCAGGTCGGAGCGGATCACCCGGTGGCACGGAACCTCGGGTGCAAAGGGGTTCACTCTGAGCGCCTGGCCCACGGCCCGGCTAGAACCACAACCGATCGCCCGGGCCAGATACTTGTATGTGGTCACCTTTCCTCGGGGAATCTTTCTCGCAGCAGCATAGACCCGGTTTTGAAATTCGGTGACCTCTCCACGCTTTCTCTTCATAGCCATTGGGCCTCCTCTCTCGGGCCGCATATTCCTTCAAGAAATCTCCCTGCCTTCCTCGTAGCCTTTCAGTATCCGATGGCACACCCGTCCTTTCGTGGATCAGATCCACCTATCAATACGCCTCCTGAAGGCTCCAGCCACACGCCCTGAAATCCACCGAAAACATCAACGGCCTCCCTTATCCTGTGCCCCCGTGCAAGGAGCTTCTGCCTGGTCCTGTATGGAATCGAAGACTCGAGGTGCAACTCGGTGCCGTCATGGAAAAACCTCGGCTCGTCACAGGCCTCCTGAACTCCCAGGCCGAAAACATAGAGATCGTTCAATATCTGGACATGACCCTGGGGCTGCATGTGTCCCCCCATGACACCGAAGGCGAGCTCGGGTCTCCCATCTCCGAGTACCATGGCGGGGATGATCGTGTGGAGGGGCCTCTTGCCCGGTTCAAGGCAGTTGGGGTTTCCCCTGTCCATGGAGAAGAGACTCCCCCTGTTCTGCATGATGATCCCCGTATCACCTGCCACCAGTCCTGAACCAAAGTGGGAGAAGATCGATGAGATGAAGGACGCGACGTTTCTCTCCCTGTCGACGGCGACAACATAGACAGTATCCGAGGGGCTCTGCCTGGTCTGTACGGTGGACGCCCGATCGGGATTGAACCAGTTCTTGAACCGCCCGATCCTCTCGTCGGAGACCAGCCGGGTCCAGCCCTGCCCGATGAAGCGGGGATCCCCGAGCCGGGTGTCCCTGTCGAAAAAGGCGAACTTCTTGGCCTCCACCAGCAGATGGATATAGTCCGGCGAATTCAAACCCATGGCCTCGAGATCGAAATCCTCGAGTATCTTCAGCATTTGCAAGACGGTTATCCCCTGGCAGTTCGGCGGAAGCTCGTATACCTCACGGCCCCTGTATTCCGTAGAAATCGGCTCGACCCACTCCGGAACAAAGGACCTCAAATCCCCGATCGAAAGCGGCGATCCATGGCAGGCCATGGCACTGCAGATCCTCTCCCCCAGTTCGCCCTTGTAAAACGATTCCA
This window contains:
- a CDS encoding ABC transporter ATP-binding protein, translating into MKIGNGKPPGAGQTGLALEVRDAVKRFGEITAVDHVSLAIREGEIFSLLGPSGCGKTTLLRIVAGLETPDEGDVLIAGRVVNNVPPYKRDCSIVFQQLALFPHMSIFDNIAFGLVERRVAREEIRQRVLEVLAFVNLEGMETRRPSQLSGGQQQRVALARSLVLKPKVLLLDEPLASLDRKLRKEMQVELKRIQREVGTTFLYVTHDQKVALSLSDRIGVMKDGRVVQIGTSSEIYETPKTTFVASFMGATNIFLGEMISRGNGKIQLETREGLRILAPEPEEAECEKITGCSVHPELIQVLSETGEGQPLDPEENNAFHGTIDEVFYQGDFSELTVLIRPSDTPLTVHLGRGEAQNIEASPGKEVIARWNWRQSNVLVG
- the speB gene encoding agmatinase, with the translated sequence MEEPDPAYGAHLMAYAGIPTFMHRQASRRLYGVDEAIVGIAFDSGASSFRSGTRFGPRKIREASLAIWGYNRILGVAPLEVMRIVDYGDVAVQPTDIQTTIEAITAEVGALLDRGPKVIALGGDHSITLPLLRAHAARLGQLAVVHFDSHADTMEGRIDHGTPFRHAIEEGLIHRDAYIQIGIRGPLLDSRELAAAESLGARILPIEACFEMGMPSVIRTIQDLMGGRRVYVSLDIDAVDPAYAPGTGTPEIGGFTSYQMLQMVRGLAGLDLVGFDLVEVSPPYDAGEITSILAANLAFEFLSLLAVNRLSSERRPAR
- a CDS encoding 4Fe-4S binding protein, whose translation is MNHDMGIYERLAGALDRLPNGFPRTLSNVEIPLLKKIFSLEEAALACQMGRTFEPAETIAERAKHLPEETRARLMKMAERGLVWVDQDLPRPGFRLAPFIIGIIEDQVLQTRDPELARLADRYMAEGGARGIMSPDPALHRVIPARGSVKSEWVLPYDDVRAILLTSKTFRARDCFCRTQQDLVGGRRCSYPIRNCLIFSSESSAHSSEHEISQKEALALLDEAEHIGLVHTVSNVAGGIGYVCNCCGCCCEILRAINDWGVENSVAAANYFAVIDPDRCVGCGTCIDRCQVHAISKQEGVALVDLKRCIGCGLCVTGCPNGVARLERKQEKELLQPPTDYITWEEERLRNRGLTE
- a CDS encoding MGMT family protein — protein: MKRKRGEVTEFQNRVYAAARKIPRGKVTTYKYLARAIGCGSSRAVGQALRVNPFAPEVPCHRVIRSDLTIGGFSGQVEGPSIEEKKALLAREGVRFDGDRLSRREDVYRFDDL
- the ggt gene encoding gamma-glutamyltransferase, which produces MDRPAETRSYRCAVYSAGGICATSQPLATLAGVEIMRKGGSAADAAISMLNTLTVVEPFMNGPGGDLFGLYFDSARKELVGLNSSGPAPAGLSVETVLARGFTTMPQSGPLTITVPGALAGLAAFHERYGRLPWERLFEAALGYAEAGFPVTEVISCQWRRAVPFLREHGGSALLYLPDGRAPLPGEVFVNRPLGATLSTVAREGVESFYKGELGERICSAMACHGSPLSIGDLRSFVPEWVEPISTEYRGREVYELPPNCQGITVLQMLKILEDFDLEAMGLNSPDYIHLLVEAKKFAFFDRDTRLGDPRFIGQGWTRLVSDERIGRFKNWFNPDRASTVQTRQSPSDTVYVVAVDRERNVASFISSIFSHFGSGLVAGDTGIIMQNRGSLFSMDRGNPNCLEPGKRPLHTIIPAMVLGDGRPELAFGVMGGHMQPQGHVQILNDLYVFGLGVQEACDEPRFFHDGTELHLESSIPYRTRQKLLARGHRIREAVDVFGGFQGVWLEPSGGVLIGGSDPRKDGCAIGY